Proteins encoded within one genomic window of Actinoplanes octamycinicus:
- a CDS encoding quinone-dependent dihydroorotate dehydrogenase has protein sequence MNLFRNAVRPVLFRLGGGDAESAHEWTLHRLASMPPAAREVMRRRYAFSAPVDAFGVRFPNRVGLAAGMDKNGLALPAWPALGFGFVEVGTVTAKAQPGNDKPRLFRLRDSEAIINRMGFNNAGAAALAARLAELGPIGVPLGISLGKSKVTPLDQAVEDYAESYRLLRPYADYIAVNVSSPNTPGLRSLQDRDSMTEILKALSGDVPVLVKIAPDLTEPAIAELLEVCLEHGAAGLIATNTTLARDGLAPGDQHLAAESGGLSGKPLTERAREVVAFVHGETGGRLPIIGVGGIMSADDASRILDAGASLVQLYSGFIYKGPDLVKAVAQGARPSRATTAR, from the coding sequence ATGAACCTCTTCCGCAACGCCGTCCGGCCGGTGCTCTTCCGGCTGGGCGGCGGCGACGCCGAGTCCGCGCACGAGTGGACGCTGCACCGGCTCGCCTCGATGCCGCCGGCCGCCCGTGAGGTGATGCGCCGCCGCTACGCGTTCTCCGCCCCGGTCGACGCGTTCGGCGTGCGCTTCCCGAACCGGGTCGGCCTGGCCGCCGGGATGGACAAGAACGGCCTGGCGCTGCCCGCCTGGCCGGCGCTGGGGTTCGGCTTCGTCGAGGTCGGCACGGTGACCGCCAAGGCGCAGCCGGGCAACGACAAGCCGCGCCTGTTCCGGCTCCGGGACAGCGAGGCGATCATCAACCGGATGGGCTTCAACAACGCCGGCGCGGCCGCCCTGGCCGCGCGCCTGGCGGAGCTCGGCCCGATCGGGGTGCCGCTCGGCATCTCGCTGGGCAAGTCCAAGGTCACCCCGCTGGACCAGGCGGTCGAGGACTACGCGGAGTCCTATCGGCTGCTGCGCCCCTACGCCGACTACATCGCGGTCAACGTCTCCTCGCCGAACACGCCCGGTCTGCGCAGTCTCCAGGATCGGGACTCGATGACGGAGATCCTGAAGGCGCTCAGCGGCGACGTCCCGGTGCTCGTGAAGATCGCCCCGGACCTGACCGAGCCGGCCATCGCCGAGCTGCTCGAGGTCTGCCTGGAGCACGGCGCGGCCGGGCTGATCGCCACCAACACCACCCTGGCCCGAGACGGGCTCGCCCCGGGCGACCAGCACCTGGCCGCCGAGTCCGGCGGGCTCTCCGGCAAGCCGCTCACCGAGCGGGCCCGCGAGGTGGTGGCGTTCGTGCACGGCGAGACCGGCGGCCGGCTGCCAATCATCGGGGTCGGCGGGATCATGTCGGCCGACGACGCCTCGCGGATCCTGGACGCCGGCGCCAGCCTGGTGCAGCTCTACTCCGGGTTCATCTACAAGGGCCCGGACCTGGTCAAGGCGGTCGCCCAGGGCGCCCGCCCGTCCCGCGCCACGACCGCGCGATGA
- the carB gene encoding carbamoyl-phosphate synthase large subunit, translating to MPKREDLKHVMVIGSGPIVIGQACEFDYSGTQACRVLREEGIRVSLVNSNPATIMTDPEFADATYVEPITPEFVELVIAKERPDAILPTLGGQTALNTAIALHESGVLEKYGVELIGAKVDAIRKGEDRQLFKEIVAKAGGETPRSRVCHSMDEVRETVAEIGLPVVIRPSFTMGGLGSGMAHSDEDLERIAGAGLAASPVHEVLIEESVLGWKEYELELMRDKHDNVVVVCSIENVDPMGVHTGDSVTVAPAMTLTDREYQKLRDLGIAVLREVGVDTGGCNIQFAINPDNGRLIVIEMNPRVSRSSALASKATGFPIAKIAAKLAIGYTLDEIPNDITLQTPAAFEPALDYVVVKIPRFAFEKFPGADKELTTTMKSVGEAMSLGRNFAEALNKAMRSMETKAGGFWTTADPEESLDDVLAALKVPHDGRLYTVERALRMGATVEQVHAASGRIDPWFLDEIKALVDLRAEILAAPVLDEELLRKAKRSGLSDKQLAALRPELAGEDGVRALRHRLGLRPVYKTVDTCAAEFAANTPYHYSSYDEETEVAPSDRPKVLILGSGPNRIGQGIEFDYSCVHAVQALRSASPSGFSGAAGKESTAFETVMVNCNPETVSTDYDTADRLYFEPLTFEDVLEVFHAEDSSGKAAGGPGVIGVIVQLGGQTPLGLANRLKAAGVPIVGTSPESIDLAEDRGLFGALLAENGLRSPEHGTATSFEEAKAIADAIGYPVLVRPSYVLGGRGMEIVYDEPTLKGYIERATEISPDHPVLVDRFLDDAVEIDVDALCDATGEVYLGGVMEHIEEAGIHSGDSACSLPPITLAGSHMAEVRRYTEALARGIGVRGLMNVQYALKDEQLYVLEANPRASRTVPFVSKATGVQLAKAAARIMLGATIAELRAEGMLVADRDGGSVPAHAPIAIKEAVLPFKRFRTLAGNNVDSLLSPEMKSTGEVMGIDAGFGQAFAKSQAAAYGSLPTSGKIFVSVANRDKRSMIFPVKRLADLGFTIVTTAGTGEVLSRYGIDCEIVSKHYEGAERNAVELILAGEIALIINTPQGSGASARQDGYEIRSAAVTADTPCITTVPGAAAAVMGIEALMHGDMSVRPLQDLHKVLRSDLA from the coding sequence GTGCCGAAGCGTGAAGATCTCAAGCATGTGATGGTGATCGGCTCCGGCCCGATCGTCATCGGCCAGGCCTGCGAGTTCGACTACTCCGGCACCCAGGCGTGCCGGGTGCTGCGCGAGGAGGGCATCCGCGTCTCGCTGGTCAACTCCAACCCGGCCACGATCATGACCGACCCGGAGTTCGCCGACGCCACCTACGTCGAGCCGATCACCCCGGAGTTCGTCGAGCTGGTCATCGCCAAGGAGCGCCCGGACGCGATCCTGCCCACCCTGGGCGGCCAGACCGCGCTGAACACCGCGATCGCCCTGCACGAGAGCGGCGTCCTGGAGAAGTACGGCGTCGAGCTGATCGGCGCCAAGGTCGACGCCATCCGCAAGGGCGAGGACCGGCAGCTGTTCAAGGAGATCGTCGCCAAGGCCGGCGGCGAGACCCCGCGCTCCCGGGTCTGCCACTCGATGGACGAGGTCCGCGAGACGGTCGCCGAGATCGGCCTGCCGGTGGTCATCCGGCCGTCGTTCACCATGGGCGGCCTCGGTTCCGGCATGGCGCACAGCGACGAGGACCTGGAGCGGATCGCCGGCGCCGGCCTGGCCGCCTCCCCGGTGCACGAGGTGCTGATCGAGGAGAGCGTGCTCGGCTGGAAGGAGTACGAGCTCGAGCTGATGCGCGACAAGCACGACAACGTCGTGGTCGTCTGCTCGATCGAGAACGTCGACCCGATGGGCGTGCACACCGGCGACAGCGTCACCGTGGCCCCGGCCATGACGCTCACCGACCGGGAGTACCAGAAGCTGCGGGACCTGGGCATCGCGGTGCTCCGCGAGGTCGGCGTGGACACCGGCGGCTGCAACATCCAGTTCGCGATCAACCCGGACAACGGCCGGCTCATCGTGATCGAGATGAACCCCCGGGTGTCCCGCTCGTCGGCGCTCGCCTCCAAGGCCACCGGCTTCCCGATCGCCAAGATCGCCGCGAAGCTGGCCATCGGCTACACCCTGGACGAGATCCCGAACGACATCACGCTGCAGACGCCGGCCGCCTTCGAGCCGGCCCTCGACTACGTGGTCGTGAAGATCCCGCGCTTCGCGTTCGAGAAGTTCCCGGGCGCGGACAAGGAGCTCACCACCACGATGAAGTCGGTCGGCGAGGCGATGAGCCTGGGCCGCAACTTCGCCGAGGCGCTGAACAAGGCGATGCGCTCGATGGAGACCAAGGCCGGCGGATTCTGGACCACCGCCGACCCGGAGGAGTCGCTGGACGACGTCCTCGCCGCGCTGAAGGTGCCGCACGACGGCCGGCTCTACACCGTCGAGCGGGCGCTGCGGATGGGCGCGACGGTCGAGCAGGTGCACGCCGCCAGCGGCCGGATCGACCCGTGGTTCCTGGACGAGATCAAGGCCCTGGTCGACCTGCGCGCCGAGATCCTGGCCGCGCCGGTGCTGGACGAGGAGCTGCTGCGCAAGGCCAAGCGGTCCGGGCTCTCCGACAAGCAGCTCGCCGCGCTGCGGCCGGAGCTGGCCGGCGAGGACGGCGTTCGCGCGCTGCGCCACCGGCTGGGCCTGCGGCCGGTCTACAAGACCGTGGACACCTGCGCGGCCGAGTTCGCCGCGAACACGCCGTACCACTACTCGTCCTACGACGAGGAGACCGAGGTCGCCCCGAGCGACCGGCCCAAGGTGCTGATCCTGGGCTCCGGGCCGAACCGGATCGGGCAGGGCATCGAGTTCGACTACTCGTGCGTGCACGCCGTCCAGGCGCTGCGCTCCGCTTCTCCTTCCGGGTTCTCCGGCGCAGCCGGCAAGGAAAGCACAGCCTTCGAGACCGTGATGGTCAACTGCAACCCGGAGACGGTCTCCACCGACTACGACACCGCCGACCGGCTCTACTTCGAGCCGCTCACCTTCGAGGACGTCCTCGAGGTGTTCCACGCCGAGGACAGCTCCGGCAAGGCGGCCGGCGGCCCCGGCGTGATCGGCGTGATCGTGCAGCTCGGCGGCCAGACCCCGCTCGGCCTGGCGAACCGGCTCAAGGCGGCCGGCGTGCCGATCGTCGGCACCTCGCCGGAGTCGATCGACCTGGCCGAGGACCGTGGCCTGTTCGGCGCGCTGCTGGCCGAGAACGGGCTGCGCTCGCCGGAGCACGGCACCGCCACCTCGTTCGAGGAGGCCAAGGCGATCGCCGACGCGATCGGCTACCCGGTGCTGGTCCGCCCGTCGTACGTGCTGGGCGGCCGGGGCATGGAGATCGTCTACGACGAGCCCACCCTGAAGGGCTACATCGAGCGGGCCACCGAGATCTCCCCGGACCACCCGGTGCTGGTCGACCGGTTCCTGGACGACGCCGTGGAGATCGACGTGGACGCGCTCTGCGACGCCACCGGCGAGGTCTACCTGGGTGGCGTGATGGAGCACATCGAGGAGGCCGGCATCCACTCCGGCGACTCGGCCTGCTCGCTGCCGCCGATCACCCTGGCCGGCTCGCACATGGCCGAGGTGCGCCGCTACACCGAGGCGCTGGCCCGCGGCATCGGCGTGCGTGGCCTGATGAACGTGCAGTACGCCCTCAAGGACGAGCAGCTCTACGTCCTGGAGGCCAACCCGCGGGCGTCGCGGACCGTGCCGTTCGTCTCCAAGGCGACCGGCGTGCAGCTGGCCAAGGCGGCGGCCCGGATCATGCTCGGCGCCACCATCGCCGAGCTGCGGGCCGAGGGCATGCTGGTGGCCGACCGGGACGGCGGGTCGGTCCCGGCGCACGCCCCGATCGCGATCAAGGAAGCGGTGCTGCCGTTCAAGCGGTTCCGCACGCTGGCCGGCAACAACGTGGACAGCCTGCTCAGCCCGGAGATGAAGTCGACCGGTGAGGTGATGGGCATCGACGCCGGCTTCGGCCAGGCGTTCGCCAAGTCGCAGGCCGCGGCGTACGGATCGCTGCCCACCAGCGGCAAGATCTTCGTCTCGGTGGCGAACCGGGACAAGCGGTCGATGATCTTCCCGGTCAAGCGGCTCGCCGACCTGGGCTTCACCATCGTCACCACGGCCGGCACCGGCGAGGTGCTGTCCCGCTACGGCATCGACTGCGAGATCGTCTCCAAGCACTACGAGGGCGCCGAGCGGAACGCGGTCGAGCTGATCCTGGCCGGCGAGATCGCCCTGATCATCAACACCCCGCAGGGCTCCGGCGCCAGCGCCCGCCAGGACGGGTACGAGATCCGCAGCGCCGCGGTCACCGCCGACACCCCGTGCATCACCACGGTCCCCGGCGCGGCCGCCGCGGTGATGGGCATCGAGGCGCTGATGCACGGCGACATGAGCGTGCGGCCGCTGCAGGACCTGCACAAGGTGCTTCGGAGCGACCTGGCATGA
- the carA gene encoding glutamine-hydrolyzing carbamoyl-phosphate synthase small subunit, with translation MTKAILVLEDGRSFSGTAYGAVGETFGEAVFTTGMTGYQEVLTDPSFHKQVVVQTAPQIGNTGVNDEDDESDRIWVSGYVVRDPARRPSNWRSKGDLGERLAAEGVVGISGIDTRALTRHLRERGAMRVGVSSVDLDPQSLLTKVLDQPQMLGADLSAQVTTGSKYTVEAEGEHRYTVAALDLGIKRNVARRLAARGVTTHIFPASSSIEDLLKVSPDAVFFSPGPGDPATADGPVALAQEVMRRQVPLFGICFGSQILGRALGFGTYKLGYGHRGINQPVLDKTTGKVEVTSHNHGFAVDAPLNQVIDTDFGGVEVSHVCLNDNVVEGLRGIEVPAFTVQYHPEAAAGPHDADYLFDRFVELVEKKG, from the coding sequence GTGACCAAGGCGATTCTGGTGCTGGAGGATGGGCGTTCCTTCTCCGGCACGGCTTACGGCGCCGTGGGGGAGACCTTCGGCGAGGCGGTCTTCACCACCGGCATGACCGGTTACCAGGAAGTGCTGACCGACCCGTCGTTCCACAAGCAGGTCGTGGTGCAGACCGCGCCGCAGATCGGCAACACCGGCGTCAACGACGAGGACGACGAGTCGGACCGGATCTGGGTCTCCGGCTACGTGGTCCGCGACCCGGCCCGCCGCCCGTCCAACTGGCGCTCGAAGGGCGACCTGGGCGAGCGCCTGGCCGCCGAGGGCGTGGTCGGGATCAGCGGCATCGACACCCGGGCCCTGACCCGGCACCTGCGCGAGCGCGGCGCCATGCGGGTCGGTGTGTCAAGCGTCGATCTGGACCCGCAGTCGCTCCTGACAAAGGTGCTCGACCAGCCGCAGATGCTCGGCGCCGACCTCTCCGCGCAGGTCACCACCGGGTCGAAGTACACCGTCGAGGCCGAGGGCGAGCACCGCTACACGGTCGCCGCGCTGGACCTGGGGATCAAGCGCAACGTCGCCCGCCGGCTGGCCGCCCGCGGCGTGACCACGCACATCTTCCCGGCCTCCTCGTCGATCGAGGACCTGCTGAAGGTCAGCCCGGACGCGGTGTTCTTCTCGCCCGGCCCGGGTGACCCGGCCACCGCCGACGGCCCGGTCGCGCTCGCCCAGGAGGTGATGCGCCGCCAGGTGCCGCTGTTCGGCATCTGCTTCGGCAGCCAGATCCTCGGCCGGGCGCTCGGCTTCGGGACCTACAAGCTCGGGTACGGCCACCGCGGCATCAACCAGCCGGTGCTCGACAAGACCACCGGCAAGGTCGAGGTGACCAGCCACAACCACGGGTTCGCCGTCGACGCCCCGCTGAACCAGGTGATCGACACCGACTTCGGCGGCGTCGAGGTCTCCCACGTCTGCCTCAACGACAACGTGGTCGAAGGGCTGCGCGGCATCGAGGTGCCCGCGTTCACCGTCCAGTACCACCCCGAGGCCGCCGCCGGCCCGCACGACGCGGACTACCTGTTCGACCGCTTCGTGGAACTCGTCGAGAAGAAGGGCTGA
- a CDS encoding dihydroorotase, with the protein MMAYLLKGVSILGGTPTDLHIADGVISDKAEKGAEVIDATGLVALPGLVDVHTHLREPGREDAETVETGSRAAALGGYTAVCAMANTSPVADTAGVVEQVWRLGREAGLVDVQPIGAVTVGLAGKQMAELGAMATSAANVRIFSDDGFCVADPKLMRRALEYVKAFDGVIAQHAEEPRLTEGAQMHEGEVSTRLGLTGWPAVAEEAIIARDVLLAEHVGSRLHVCHVSTAGSVEVLRQAKARGVRVTAEVTPHHLLLTDELAAGYDPVFKVNPPLRTAADVAALRQALLDGVIDVVATDHAPHAVQDKECEWSYARPGMLGLETALPIVLSVFGEKWDLIADRMSIAPARIAGLAGHGGDLTTAGTPANLTLVDPTARQVVDPAGLASRSRNTPYAGMTLPGRIVATFLRGEATVLDGKAVK; encoded by the coding sequence GTGATGGCGTACCTGCTCAAGGGCGTCTCGATTCTCGGTGGAACGCCGACGGATCTGCATATCGCAGATGGCGTCATCTCCGACAAAGCGGAGAAGGGCGCCGAGGTGATCGACGCGACCGGCCTGGTGGCCCTGCCCGGTCTGGTCGACGTGCACACCCACCTTCGCGAGCCCGGACGGGAGGACGCCGAGACGGTCGAGACCGGCTCGCGCGCCGCCGCCCTGGGCGGTTACACCGCCGTCTGCGCGATGGCGAACACCTCGCCGGTCGCCGACACCGCCGGCGTGGTCGAGCAGGTCTGGCGGCTGGGCCGGGAGGCCGGCCTGGTCGATGTGCAGCCGATCGGCGCGGTCACCGTCGGGCTGGCCGGCAAGCAGATGGCCGAGCTGGGCGCGATGGCCACCTCGGCGGCCAACGTCCGGATCTTCTCCGACGACGGCTTCTGCGTCGCCGACCCGAAGCTGATGCGCCGCGCGCTCGAATACGTGAAGGCGTTCGACGGCGTGATCGCCCAGCACGCCGAGGAGCCCCGGCTCACCGAGGGCGCGCAGATGCACGAGGGCGAGGTCAGCACCCGGCTCGGCCTGACCGGCTGGCCGGCGGTCGCCGAGGAGGCGATCATCGCCCGGGACGTGCTGCTCGCCGAGCACGTCGGCAGCCGCCTGCACGTCTGCCACGTCTCCACGGCCGGTTCGGTCGAGGTGCTGCGCCAGGCCAAGGCCCGCGGCGTCCGGGTCACCGCCGAGGTCACCCCGCACCACCTGCTGCTGACCGACGAGCTGGCCGCCGGTTACGACCCGGTCTTCAAGGTCAACCCCCCGTTGCGTACGGCCGCCGACGTCGCCGCGCTGCGCCAGGCGCTGCTGGACGGGGTGATCGACGTGGTCGCCACCGACCACGCCCCGCACGCGGTGCAGGACAAGGAATGCGAGTGGTCGTACGCCCGGCCGGGCATGCTGGGGCTGGAGACGGCGCTGCCGATCGTGCTGAGCGTCTTCGGCGAGAAGTGGGACCTGATCGCCGACCGGATGTCGATCGCGCCGGCCCGGATCGCCGGGCTGGCCGGGCACGGCGGCGACCTGACCACGGCCGGCACCCCGGCCAACCTCACGCTGGTGGACCCGACGGCGCGCCAGGTCGTAGACCCGGCCGGGCTGGCGAGCCGCAGCAGGAACACGCCGTACGCGGGTATGACCCTGCCCGGTCGCATCGTGGCGACCTTCCTGCGGGGAGAAGCAACTGTGCTGGACGGGAAGGCGGTCAAGTGA
- a CDS encoding aspartate carbamoyltransferase catalytic subunit: MIKHLRSAADLDAETATLILDTAGEMAALSGREVKKLPALRGRTVVNLFYEDSTRTRISFEAAAKRLSADVINFSAKGSSVSKGESLKDTALTLQAMGADAVVIRHSASGAPHRLAGWVDGSVVNAGDGTHEHPTQALLDAYTMRSRLGRLDGLRVAIVGDVLHSRVARSNVLLLTTLGAQVTVVGPPTLIPVDVAAALSDKLQVSYDLDEVLPDSDVVMMLRVQTERMQDSYFPSAREYSRRYGLDVPRLKRLPEHAIVMHPGPMNRGMEIAPEVADSPRSTIVEQVANGVSVRMAVLYLLLGGK; encoded by the coding sequence GTGATCAAGCACCTGCGCTCCGCCGCCGACCTGGACGCCGAGACCGCCACGCTGATCCTGGACACCGCCGGCGAGATGGCCGCGCTCTCCGGGCGCGAGGTGAAGAAACTGCCCGCGCTGCGCGGCCGGACCGTGGTGAACCTCTTCTACGAGGACTCCACCCGGACCCGGATCTCCTTCGAGGCGGCCGCCAAGCGGCTCTCCGCCGACGTGATCAACTTTTCGGCGAAGGGGTCCAGCGTCTCCAAGGGCGAGAGCCTGAAGGACACCGCGCTGACCCTGCAGGCGATGGGCGCCGACGCGGTGGTCATCCGGCACTCGGCGAGCGGCGCCCCGCACCGGCTGGCCGGCTGGGTGGACGGCTCGGTGGTGAACGCCGGCGACGGCACCCACGAGCACCCGACCCAGGCGCTGCTGGACGCGTACACGATGCGCTCCCGCCTGGGCCGCCTGGACGGCCTGCGGGTGGCCATCGTCGGCGACGTGCTGCACAGCCGGGTGGCCCGGTCCAACGTCCTGCTGCTCACCACCCTCGGCGCGCAGGTCACCGTGGTCGGCCCGCCGACGCTGATCCCGGTGGACGTGGCCGCGGCGCTGTCCGACAAGCTCCAGGTCTCCTACGACCTCGACGAGGTCCTGCCGGACAGCGACGTGGTGATGATGCTCCGCGTGCAGACCGAGCGGATGCAGGACTCCTACTTCCCGTCCGCGCGCGAGTACAGCCGCCGCTACGGGCTCGACGTGCCGCGGCTCAAGAGGCTGCCGGAGCACGCGATCGTCATGCACCCCGGCCCGATGAACCGCGGGATGGAGATCGCGCCCGAGGTGGCCGACTCACCCCGCTCCACGATCGTCGAACAGGTCGCCAACGGCGTCAGCGTCCGGATGGCCGTCCTCTACCTGCTCCTGGGAGGCAAGTGA
- the pyrR gene encoding bifunctional pyr operon transcriptional regulator/uracil phosphoribosyltransferase PyrR has protein sequence MRRGRRSAVAQPRADAPSKIILAGSDLSRVVDRIAHQILEKTSGATGTVLLGIPTRGVPLAHRLAARIHAFEGVEVPVGSLDITLYRDDLRLQKTRALGKTELPAGGIDGLRVILVDDVLFSGRSVRAALDALQDLGRPSSVQLAVLVDRGHRQLPIRADYVGKNIPTALSESVKVALTETDGADEVRLIGGLQ, from the coding sequence GTGAGGCGGGGAAGGAGGTCCGCCGTGGCGCAGCCACGCGCAGACGCGCCCAGCAAGATCATTTTGGCCGGGTCCGACCTGTCCCGGGTCGTCGACCGGATCGCCCACCAGATCCTGGAGAAGACGTCCGGCGCGACCGGCACGGTGCTTCTCGGCATCCCGACCCGCGGCGTCCCGCTGGCGCACCGCCTGGCCGCCCGGATCCACGCCTTCGAGGGCGTCGAGGTCCCGGTCGGCTCCCTGGACATCACGCTCTACCGCGACGACCTGCGCCTGCAGAAAACCCGCGCGCTCGGCAAGACCGAGCTGCCGGCCGGCGGCATCGACGGCCTGCGGGTGATCCTGGTCGACGACGTGCTCTTCTCCGGCCGCTCGGTGCGGGCCGCCCTGGACGCCCTGCAGGACCTCGGCCGGCCCAGCTCGGTGCAGCTCGCGGTGCTGGTCGACCGCGGTCACCGGCAGTTGCCGATCCGCGCCGACTACGTCGGCAAGAACATTCCGACCGCGCTCAGCGAGAGCGTCAAGGTCGCGCTCACCGAGACCGACGGCGCCGACGAGGTCCGACTGATCGGAGGCCTTCAGTGA
- the bldD gene encoding transcriptional regulator BldD, which translates to MPSEYAKSLGARLRSIRQQQGLSLQGVEEKSNGRWKAVVVGSYERGDRAVTVSRLAELADFYRVPVSELLPDGSGIRLEATNKIVLDLEKLYDTTGEDLAYVARYARAIQQQRGDYNGRVLSIRADDLRALAIVYDISPSGLIERLTEQGVLVADPRAFFAS; encoded by the coding sequence ATGCCGTCTGAGTACGCGAAGTCGCTGGGCGCTCGCCTGCGCTCCATTCGCCAACAGCAGGGCCTGTCCCTGCAGGGAGTCGAAGAGAAGTCCAACGGCCGGTGGAAGGCCGTCGTCGTCGGCTCGTACGAGCGTGGCGACCGTGCGGTGACCGTCTCGCGCCTGGCCGAACTGGCCGACTTCTACCGTGTGCCGGTTTCCGAGCTGCTGCCCGACGGCAGTGGCATCCGCCTCGAGGCGACCAACAAGATCGTGCTGGACCTCGAGAAGCTCTACGACACCACCGGTGAGGACCTCGCCTACGTGGCGCGGTACGCCCGGGCCATCCAGCAGCAGCGTGGCGACTACAACGGCCGGGTGCTGTCGATCCGCGCCGACGACCTGCGCGCCCTCGCCATCGTCTACGACATCTCGCCGTCCGGCCTGATCGAGCGCCTGACCGAGCAGGGTGTCCTGGTCGCTGACCCGCGGGCGTTCTTCGCCAGCTGA
- the nusB gene encoding transcription antitermination factor NusB: protein MAEGPKKERLARRKARKRALDVLFEADMRDLPPGQVLVTYLDRIAKPHPEHLGYATTLIEGVAKHLDRIDELIASYAEGWTIDRMPVVDRNLARIAVYELLYEPDVDDPVAITEAVELAKEMSTDDSPRFLNGLLDRIAAFATR from the coding sequence ATGGCGGAAGGTCCCAAGAAGGAGCGACTTGCGCGCCGCAAGGCGCGCAAGCGGGCGCTGGACGTCCTCTTCGAGGCCGACATGCGCGATCTGCCGCCGGGTCAGGTGCTGGTCACCTACCTCGACCGGATCGCCAAGCCGCACCCGGAGCACCTGGGCTACGCGACGACCCTGATCGAGGGCGTCGCGAAGCACCTGGACCGGATCGACGAGCTGATCGCGAGTTACGCCGAGGGCTGGACGATCGACCGGATGCCGGTCGTCGACCGCAACCTGGCCCGGATCGCCGTCTACGAGCTGCTCTACGAGCCGGACGTGGACGACCCGGTGGCGATCACCGAGGCGGTGGAGCTGGCGAAGGAGATGTCGACCGACGACAGCCCGCGCTTCCTCAACGGCTTGCTCGACCGGATCGCCGCTTTCGCAACAAGGTAA
- the efp gene encoding elongation factor P yields the protein MASTNDLKNGLVLNLDKELWSVVEFQHVKPGKGPAFVRTTLKHVLSGKVVDKTFNAGTKVETATVDKRTMQYLYQDGDDYVFMDLDTYDQIHVSGATVGDNANYLLPEAEATVALHEGVPLYIELPTSIFVEVTYTEPGLQGDRSTGGTKPATIETGATVQVPLFITTGEKIKVDTRDGRYLGRS from the coding sequence ATGGCTTCCACCAACGACCTGAAGAACGGCCTGGTTCTCAACCTCGACAAGGAGCTGTGGTCCGTCGTTGAGTTCCAGCACGTCAAGCCCGGTAAGGGTCCGGCCTTCGTGCGGACCACGCTGAAGCACGTGCTGTCCGGCAAGGTCGTCGACAAGACCTTCAACGCGGGCACCAAGGTCGAAACCGCGACCGTGGACAAGCGCACGATGCAGTATCTGTACCAGGACGGCGACGACTACGTCTTCATGGACCTGGACACCTACGACCAGATCCACGTCTCCGGCGCCACGGTCGGTGACAACGCCAACTACCTGCTGCCCGAGGCCGAGGCCACGGTGGCGCTGCACGAGGGCGTCCCGCTCTACATCGAGCTGCCGACCAGCATCTTCGTCGAGGTCACCTACACCGAGCCGGGCCTGCAGGGCGACCGCTCGACCGGTGGCACCAAGCCGGCGACGATCGAGACCGGCGCCACGGTTCAGGTTCCCCTCTTCATCACCACCGGTGAGAAGATCAAGGTCGACACCCGCGACGGCCGCTACCTCGGCCGCAGCTGA
- the aroQ gene encoding type II 3-dehydroquinate dehydratase, which produces MIYVLNGPNLNRLGTREPDIYGKTTYQDLVDMCQTVADDLGASVTIRQTNAEHEMLEWLHAAADEGADVVLNPGAWTHYNIAIRDACAMLRGKLIEVHISNVHQREEFRHHSVISAVATGVIAGLGIDGYRLALEHICR; this is translated from the coding sequence ATGATCTATGTGCTGAACGGGCCGAACCTCAACCGGCTCGGCACCCGGGAGCCGGACATCTACGGCAAGACCACATATCAGGACCTGGTCGACATGTGCCAGACCGTCGCCGACGACCTCGGCGCGTCCGTCACGATCAGGCAGACCAACGCCGAGCACGAGATGCTCGAGTGGCTGCACGCGGCCGCCGACGAGGGCGCCGACGTGGTGCTCAACCCGGGCGCCTGGACGCATTACAACATCGCGATCCGGGACGCCTGCGCGATGCTGCGGGGCAAGCTGATCGAGGTGCACATCTCGAACGTGCACCAGCGGGAGGAGTTCCGGCACCATTCGGTCATCTCGGCGGTGGCCACCGGGGTGATCGCCGGGCTCGGTATCGACGGTTACCGGCTCGCTTTGGAGCACATCTGCCGGTAG